In Erigeron canadensis isolate Cc75 chromosome 1, C_canadensis_v1, whole genome shotgun sequence, a single window of DNA contains:
- the LOC122594508 gene encoding uncharacterized protein LOC122594508 translates to MYDAYISLNFFPVTNRKKPFILRGGFSVIDVENSTAIEVASFKALKGNRLSIRLKALGEATWSVAVKRKFSDLSGSQIDPSQEDNTPNLLTNINKEAYLDDGDAEDYFDLIIVAYFKEDMALFLLPSSSLLADAMEKINEEFSLDQGTYTLKYESFEGRWPKLYNDRRFTICKEVWRQNLKDHIKLRVEKDH, encoded by the exons ATGTATGATGCATATATCAGCTTAAATTTTTTTCCGGTCACcaaccgg AAAAAACCCTTCATCCTTAGGGGTGGATTCAGTGTTATAGATGTTGAGAATTCTACAGCAATTGAGGTCGCATCTTTCAAGGCTCTCAAAGGCAACAGGTTGTCAATAAGACTTAAAGCCTTGGGAGAAGCAACATGGTCTGTGGCTGTGAAGAGAAAGTTTAGTGACTTGTCCGGGAGTCAAATTGACCCAAGTCAAGAAGATAACACGCCAAATCTCCTCACCAACATCAACAAGGAGGCATATCTTGATGATGGTGATGCTGAAGACTATTTTGATCTAATCATAGTAGCATATTTTAAAGAAGATATGGCTCTGTTCCTCCTACCAAGCTCATCCTTACTTGCAGATGCGATGGAGAAAATAAACGAGGAGTTTAGCCTGGATCAGGGGACTTACACTCTCAAGTACGAATCTTTTGAGGGGAGATGGCCAAAGCTTTACAATGATAGACGATTTACAATTTGCAAGGAAGTTTGGAGACAGAACCTGAAGGATCATATTAAACTGCGGGTTGAGAa ggaccattag